In Montipora foliosa isolate CH-2021 chromosome 13, ASM3666993v2, whole genome shotgun sequence, one DNA window encodes the following:
- the LOC137982617 gene encoding putative glycerol kinase 5 isoform X2, whose protein sequence is MVVKTCTFFKDFKLHFSYRQTGRPYHNFISWQDLRSHGDVRSWNRSLTLKGLNAGSKFLHLILRQKKYLAGSVVNFSTQQASMRLHWLLKNRPELAKKAEQGVLAFGTIDSWLIWNLTKGQLHVTDYSNASSTAMFDPFLMEWSSLLPSILNIPLAILPKVIDTSGRICESHKDIFGGPIPVRALVGDVQASVFGQCCFEPGDVNCIMGTGSFLGINTGSCPHASVAGLYPLVGWKIGEETVYLAEGNAAGCGTAMEWAKQMGFYDDVSETSDTAFSVESSDGVYFVPAFNGLQAPINDNKACVSLMGIKSTTSKAHVMRAILESFAFRFTQLYETAKEETHIRPSSVKVSGGISNNDFVLELVSGLTDQTLDRPSQTEMSALGAAFLAGLASGVWKSRDELKAIRCSQVLFQPKASIKDKYLKSFDEWEEAVRRSGNWYKGD, encoded by the exons ATGGTGGTAAAAACTTgtacatttttcaaagacttcAAACTACACTTTTCCTACAG ACAGACAGGTCGCCCTTATCATAACTTTATCAGCTGGCAAGACTTGAGATCACATGGTGATGTTAGGAGTTGGAACAGATCACTTACACTTAAG GGTCTCAATGCTGGTTCAAAATTCCTTCACCTGATTTTAAGACAAAAGAAGTACCTTGCTGGCAGTGTGGTCAATTTTTCGACACAGCAA GCTTCTATGAGACTACACTGGTTGCTTAAAAATCGCCCTGAG CTTGCCAAGAAAGCTGAGCAGGGAGTGCTTGCTTTTGGAACAATTGACTCATGGCTCATTTGGAATTTAACAAAAG GTCAGCTTCATGTGACAGACTACTCGAATGCTAGCAGCACAGCAATGTTTGATCCATTTTTG ATGGAATGGAGCTCATTGTTGCCGAGTATACTTAATATCCCGCTGGCTATTTTACCGAAGGTCATTGACACCAG TGGGCGCATTTGTGAAAGTCACAAAGATATTTTTGGCGGACCAATTCCTGTCAGAGCCTTG GTTGGCGATGTACAAGCGTCGGTGTTTGGTCAGTGTTGTTTTGAACCTGGAGATGTAAACTGTATAATGGGGACTGGATCTTTCCTTGGCATTAACACTGGTTCTTGTCCTCATGCGTCTGTGGCAG GCTTGTACCCACTTGTTGGCTGGAAAATTGGAGAAGAAACTGTGTATCTTGCAGAGGGAAACGCTGCAGGCTGTGGAACTGCCATGGAGTGGGCGAAACAAATGG GTTTTTACGACGATGTCTCAGAAACAAGTGATACTGCATTCTCTGTCGAAA gTTCAGATGGTGTATATTTTGTCCCTGCATTCAACGGATTACAG GCTCCTATAAATGACAACAAGGCTTGTGTGTCTTTGATGGGCATCAAATCCACGACATCCAAAGCTCACGTTATGCGAGCCATTCTAGAATCATTCGCCTTTAG GTTTACGCAATTGTATGAAACAGCAAAAGAAGAGACGCACATCCGGCCGTCTTCGGTCAA GGTCAGTGGTGGTATCTCCAACAATGATTTCGTGTTGGAGCTGGTTAGCGGCTTGACCGACCAGACATTGGATCGACCGTCACAAACCGAGATGTCCGCACTGGGTGCGGCGTTTTTAGCAGGATTAGCTTCTG GCGTGTGGAAGTCACGTGATGAGTTGAAAGCCATCCGTTGTTCCCAGGTATTATTTCAGCCGAAAGCGTCCATTAAAGACAAATATCTCAAGTCGTTTGATGAATGGGAAGAGGCGGTCCGCCGGAGCGGAAATTGGTATAAAGGGGACTAA